The proteins below come from a single Podarcis muralis chromosome 8, rPodMur119.hap1.1, whole genome shotgun sequence genomic window:
- the C8H8orf89 gene encoding putative uncharacterized protein C8orf89 homolog isoform X2 yields MSRSQQRIHLEQQGACSQAPNGKLPEISCIPECRPVISQPPKEQKLPILKSDQRFLDKKVSGKSFGGHLFENSWKHAVIKTKRIKQEYTSAYGLRDSDENAAMPSLAQAIPNPSPVAQKTQGAAHLFPDSCYSNDDPGLPPFVLPRTSSQYFIESCYKSRGDTAMGDAYKRGSFTWKPGPLKTSGMHGGAGELGAVRLKKYNRCSSLISFPEGSKFKPGYRFTDPVTGAPPQFLQRLSQLAALECETIHQERTRRLRKAKRQMM; encoded by the exons GTTCACAAGCTCCTAATGGTAAGCTGCCAGAAATCTCGTGCATCCCTGAATG CAGACCTGTCATTTCTCAGCCACCAAAGGAACAAAAATTGCCAATCCTAAAATCTGACCAAAGATTCCTGGATAAAAAAGTCTCCGGAAAATCATTTGGGGGTCACCTTTTCGAGAATAGTTGGAAACATGCAGTGATAAAgacaaaaaggataaaacaag AATATACATCTGCATATGGCTTGAGAGACTCTGATGAAAATGCTGCAATGCCAAGTCTTGCTCAGGCAATACCAAACCCCTCTCCCGTTGCACAGAAGACACAAGGTGCTGCTCATTTATTTCCAGACAG CTGTTACAGTAATGATGACCCCGGTTTGCCACCTTTTGTGCTTCCGCGTACTTCATCACAATACTTTATTGAAAGCTGCTACAAAAGCAG GGGAGATACAGCCATGGGGGATGCTTATAAAAGAGGGTCGTTTACTTGGAAACCAGGCCCTCTGAAGACATCCGGTATGCATGGTGGAGCTGGAGAATTAGGTGCTGTAAG GTTGAAGAAGTATAATCGGTGTTCCAGCCTAATTTCATTTCCAGAAGGATCCAAATTCAAGCCTG GTTACCGTTTCACAGACCCTGTCACTGGAGCTCCTCCTCAGTTCCTCCAGCGGCTTTCTCAACTGGCTGCATTGGAATGTGAAACCATACATCAAGAGAGAACAAGAAGACTCAGGAAGGCCAAGAGACAGATGATGTAA
- the C8H8orf89 gene encoding putative uncharacterized protein C8orf89 homolog isoform X3 encodes MSRSQQRIHLEQQGSQAPNGKLPEISCIPECRPVISQPPKEQKLPILKSDQRFLDKKVSGKSFGGHLFENSWKHAVIKTKRIKQAEYTSAYGLRDSDENAAMPSLAQAIPNPSPVAQKTQGAAHLFPDSCYSNDDPGLPPFVLPRTSSQYFIESCYKSRGDTAMGDAYKRGSFTWKPGPLKTSGMHGGAGELGAVRLKKYNRCSSLISFPEGSKFKPGYRFTDPVTGAPPQFLQRLSQLAALECETIHQERTRRLRKAKRQMM; translated from the exons GTTCACAAGCTCCTAATGGTAAGCTGCCAGAAATCTCGTGCATCCCTGAATG CAGACCTGTCATTTCTCAGCCACCAAAGGAACAAAAATTGCCAATCCTAAAATCTGACCAAAGATTCCTGGATAAAAAAGTCTCCGGAAAATCATTTGGGGGTCACCTTTTCGAGAATAGTTGGAAACATGCAGTGATAAAgacaaaaaggataaaacaag CAGAATATACATCTGCATATGGCTTGAGAGACTCTGATGAAAATGCTGCAATGCCAAGTCTTGCTCAGGCAATACCAAACCCCTCTCCCGTTGCACAGAAGACACAAGGTGCTGCTCATTTATTTCCAGACAG CTGTTACAGTAATGATGACCCCGGTTTGCCACCTTTTGTGCTTCCGCGTACTTCATCACAATACTTTATTGAAAGCTGCTACAAAAGCAG GGGAGATACAGCCATGGGGGATGCTTATAAAAGAGGGTCGTTTACTTGGAAACCAGGCCCTCTGAAGACATCCGGTATGCATGGTGGAGCTGGAGAATTAGGTGCTGTAAG GTTGAAGAAGTATAATCGGTGTTCCAGCCTAATTTCATTTCCAGAAGGATCCAAATTCAAGCCTG GTTACCGTTTCACAGACCCTGTCACTGGAGCTCCTCCTCAGTTCCTCCAGCGGCTTTCTCAACTGGCTGCATTGGAATGTGAAACCATACATCAAGAGAGAACAAGAAGACTCAGGAAGGCCAAGAGACAGATGATGTAA
- the C8H8orf89 gene encoding putative uncharacterized protein C8orf89 homolog isoform X4, with amino-acid sequence MSRSQQRIHLEQQGACSQAPNGKLPEISCIPECRPVISQPPKEQKLPILKSDQRFLDKKVSGKSFGGHLFENSWKHAVIKTKRIKQAEYTSAYGLRDSDENAAMPSLAQAIPNPSPVAQKTQGAAHLFPDRGDTAMGDAYKRGSFTWKPGPLKTSGMHGGAGELGAVRLKKYNRCSSLISFPEGSKFKPGYRFTDPVTGAPPQFLQRLSQLAALECETIHQERTRRLRKAKRQMM; translated from the exons GTTCACAAGCTCCTAATGGTAAGCTGCCAGAAATCTCGTGCATCCCTGAATG CAGACCTGTCATTTCTCAGCCACCAAAGGAACAAAAATTGCCAATCCTAAAATCTGACCAAAGATTCCTGGATAAAAAAGTCTCCGGAAAATCATTTGGGGGTCACCTTTTCGAGAATAGTTGGAAACATGCAGTGATAAAgacaaaaaggataaaacaag CAGAATATACATCTGCATATGGCTTGAGAGACTCTGATGAAAATGCTGCAATGCCAAGTCTTGCTCAGGCAATACCAAACCCCTCTCCCGTTGCACAGAAGACACAAGGTGCTGCTCATTTATTTCCAGACAG GGGAGATACAGCCATGGGGGATGCTTATAAAAGAGGGTCGTTTACTTGGAAACCAGGCCCTCTGAAGACATCCGGTATGCATGGTGGAGCTGGAGAATTAGGTGCTGTAAG GTTGAAGAAGTATAATCGGTGTTCCAGCCTAATTTCATTTCCAGAAGGATCCAAATTCAAGCCTG GTTACCGTTTCACAGACCCTGTCACTGGAGCTCCTCCTCAGTTCCTCCAGCGGCTTTCTCAACTGGCTGCATTGGAATGTGAAACCATACATCAAGAGAGAACAAGAAGACTCAGGAAGGCCAAGAGACAGATGATGTAA
- the C8H8orf89 gene encoding putative uncharacterized protein C8orf89 homolog isoform X1: MSRSQQRIHLEQQGACSQAPNGKLPEISCIPECRPVISQPPKEQKLPILKSDQRFLDKKVSGKSFGGHLFENSWKHAVIKTKRIKQAEYTSAYGLRDSDENAAMPSLAQAIPNPSPVAQKTQGAAHLFPDSCYSNDDPGLPPFVLPRTSSQYFIESCYKSRGDTAMGDAYKRGSFTWKPGPLKTSGMHGGAGELGAVRLKKYNRCSSLISFPEGSKFKPGYRFTDPVTGAPPQFLQRLSQLAALECETIHQERTRRLRKAKRQMM, from the exons GTTCACAAGCTCCTAATGGTAAGCTGCCAGAAATCTCGTGCATCCCTGAATG CAGACCTGTCATTTCTCAGCCACCAAAGGAACAAAAATTGCCAATCCTAAAATCTGACCAAAGATTCCTGGATAAAAAAGTCTCCGGAAAATCATTTGGGGGTCACCTTTTCGAGAATAGTTGGAAACATGCAGTGATAAAgacaaaaaggataaaacaag CAGAATATACATCTGCATATGGCTTGAGAGACTCTGATGAAAATGCTGCAATGCCAAGTCTTGCTCAGGCAATACCAAACCCCTCTCCCGTTGCACAGAAGACACAAGGTGCTGCTCATTTATTTCCAGACAG CTGTTACAGTAATGATGACCCCGGTTTGCCACCTTTTGTGCTTCCGCGTACTTCATCACAATACTTTATTGAAAGCTGCTACAAAAGCAG GGGAGATACAGCCATGGGGGATGCTTATAAAAGAGGGTCGTTTACTTGGAAACCAGGCCCTCTGAAGACATCCGGTATGCATGGTGGAGCTGGAGAATTAGGTGCTGTAAG GTTGAAGAAGTATAATCGGTGTTCCAGCCTAATTTCATTTCCAGAAGGATCCAAATTCAAGCCTG GTTACCGTTTCACAGACCCTGTCACTGGAGCTCCTCCTCAGTTCCTCCAGCGGCTTTCTCAACTGGCTGCATTGGAATGTGAAACCATACATCAAGAGAGAACAAGAAGACTCAGGAAGGCCAAGAGACAGATGATGTAA